GACCTACGTTGTCGGAGGGTCATCCTCAAGCGCCGACGCCGACGAACTTGCGATGCGCATGGCGACGATGCCGCACTTGCACTGCTGACCCCCTAGCACGGGATTGCAGTCGATCGGCTTAACGCTCGTTGCGTCGCCCTTATCTCTGATTCACGCCAACTTGCGAGGACCACGACCCCACACACTTTCGAAGTATCGGAGTCGACGTAACGCACAGCAAACCCCGTCGCTGTTACAGCTAGCGTTGTATGTCGACGTAGGTGTCAAGCTTGTCGAATGCCATGATCCAACCCGCTTCGCCTGGTGAGCCTTCTGGTATTCCGGCGTGCTCTAGCACCAATTTCGTGCCGTACTCAAGAGCCTCCAACTCCACGTTGATCGTGGTGGCGCTCGGATGATCAGCGGGCATGCCCATGTCGGCAGGAGACATGACATTGCCATTCTCATCACACATCGCCTCGGTGTACACGAGTCGTTGATTCTCAACGATCTCAAGGTGTTTACCGGTAAACCACATCTTCATCGGGCCATTGGGAGTCATGACCTCCATGCTCACAAGCCGTGC
This region of Actinomycetota bacterium genomic DNA includes:
- a CDS encoding SRPBCC domain-containing protein, producing MTDQNSPTQAVRIERVVNMPVELAWRMWTQPEHFQAWYGPSGATVVVAKMELVVGGARLVSMEVMTPNGPMKMWFTGKHLEIVENQRLVYTEAMCDENGNVMSPADMGMPADHPSATTINVELEALEYGTKLVLEHAGIPEGSPGEAGWIMAFDKLDTYVDIQR